In the Streptomyces sp. WMMC940 genome, AGCGCATCGAGCGCAACGGCTACGAGACCCGCGTCCGCCGCGTGCGTGACCTCTCCGACGGCGAGCTGGAGCGGATACGCCGGGCCGCGGACGACTGGCGCGGCACCGACACCGAGCGCGGCTTCTCCATGGCCCTCGGCCGGATCGGCGACGCCTCGGACGGCGACAGCGTGATCGCCACCGCGCACAAGGCCGACGACGGCGAGCCGGGGCCGTACGGCGACCTGAAGGCCGTACTCCACTTCGTTCCGTGGGGGGCCGACGGCATGTCCCTGGACCTGATGCGCCGCGACCGGTCGGCCGATCCCGGCATGAACGAACTGCTCATCGTCGCCGCCCTGCAGGCCTCCCCCAGGCTCGGCATCGCCCGGGTCTCGCTGAACTTCGCGATGTTCCGCTCGGCGCTCGCCCGTGGTGAGCAGCTGGGCGCGGGTCCGGTCCTGCGGGTCTGGCGGGGACTGCTGGTCTTCCTCTCCCGCTGGTTCCAGATCGAGTCGCTGTACAAGTTCAACGCCAAGTTCCGGCCGCGCTGGGAGCCCCGCTTCGTGGTCTTCCGCAAGAACCGCGACCTGCCCCGGATCGGATTCGCCGCCATGCAGGCGGAGGGCTTCGTGACCCTGGCCGTGCCGCGCCCGTTCCGCCGCCGGACGGCCCGCTCACCCCGCCCCTGCGCCCACATCCGCCCGGCCGCCACCGGCGAGCACGAGGTACGCGCGGCGTAGCGGGGCCGTGCCGCGGGGGCGGCGGCACGGACGGACCGCTTCCGGGCCCGGAGCCGCATCGGGCACGGCACGGCCACCGGGTCCGGGCCCGGCACGGCGACTCGCCGCGTTGCCGACTCGACCGAACAGGCCCACCACGAGGCCGATCAGGCGCCCGGCGAGACTTCCGCTCGACCCGAAAGGGCCGGGGGGAGGCCCCACCCACCGGACGCCGCTCCTCGACGGGCCAACCCCGCCCGGGGCGGCACTAGGCTGGTCGTATGAGTACGTTGCGCGGACGGGGCACGGTCACGGACCTGCCGGAGTGGGACCGCTGTGCGGTCATGGGGGTCGTCAACGTGACCCCCGACTCCTTCTCCGACGGGGGCCGCTGGTTCGACACCACGGCCGCCGTCAAGCACGGCCTCGACCTCGTCGCGGAGGGCGCCGACCTGGTGGACGTCGGCGGTGAGTCCACCCGCCCCGGCGCCTCCCGCGTCGACGAGGAGGAGGAGCTGCGGCGGGTGCTCCCCGTGGTCCGGGGCCTGGCCGGTGAGGGCGTCACCGTCTCCGTCGACACCATGCGCGCCTCGGTGGCCGCCCAGGCGGTCGCGGCCGGCGCCGTCCTCGTGAACGACGTCTCCGGGGGGCTCGCCGACCCGCAGATGATCCCGGCCGTCGCCGCCGCGGAGGTGCCCTTCGTGGTCATGCACTGGCGCGGCTTCAGCGAGGACATGAACAACCGGGCCGTGTACGGGGACGTCGTCGCCGAGGTCGCCGCGGAACTGCGCGAGCGGATCGACGCCGTGGTCTCGCGCGGAGTCGCCGCCGAACGGATCATCGTCGACCCGGGCCTCGGCTTCGCCAAGCAGGCCGCGCACGACCTCGCGCTCGTCGCGCACCTCCCCGAGCTGCGCGCCCTGGGCAGGCCGCTGCTCGTCGCGGCCTCCCGCAAGCGGTTCCTCGGCCACGTGCTGGCCGACGGCGCCGCGACCCCGCCGCCCGCACGCGAGCGGGACGCCGCCACCGCCGCGGTCTCCGCGATCGCCGCCCACGACGGCGCCTGGGCGGTCCGGGTCCACGAGGTGCGGGCCACGGCGGACGCCGTGCGGGTCGCGCGGGCGGTCGAGGGAGCCCGGTGACCCCGCGTACCGACGTCGAGAACGTGGAAGCGGCGAACACCGCCTTCTACGAGGCCATGGAACGGGGCGACTTCGAGGAGATCTCCGGCCTCTGGCTGGACGGCGGGGAGGCCGACGCCATCTCCTGCGTGCACCCGGGCTGGCCGGTCCTCTCGGGGCGCGGCGAGGTGCTGCGCTCGTACGCCCTGATCATGGCGAACACCGAGTACATCCAGTTCTTCCTCACCGACGTGCGGGTGAGCGTGTCCGGCGACACCGCCGTCGTCACCTGCACCGAGAACATCCTCAGCGGCGGCCCGGCGGAGGAGGCCGGCGAGCTCGGCCCCCTCGTCGGGCAGCTGGTCGTGGCCACCAATGTGTTCCGCCGCACACCCTACGGGTGGAGAATCTGGTCACATCACGGTTCGCCCGTTCTGGCGGAATCGGACGACGAGGAGGACGGCGAATCCACCCCGTGAGTGGGTAAACCCGCTCGTGGGAGGTTCGTTTCCGCGGCTGCGGGGTAGGCGCCGCCACCAGCCGGTGACGGTTCCGTCCACGGCCCCCGTGGGCAGGTCGTGTCCGAGCCCGCAGGTAGATTCGAATCCGTGCACTGCTGCCGCCCGCACGCGGCCGCGTGCGCGCCGGACTACGACAGCAGGAGTGATTCGCGTGGATCGTGTCGCGCTGCGCGGCCTGAGGGCCCGCGGGCACCACGGCGTCTTCCCCCGGGAGCGCGAGGAGGGCCAGACCTTCGTCGTGGACCTGGTGCTCGGCCTCGACACCCGTCCCGCGGCGGCCGACGACGACCTGGCGAAGACCGTCCACTACGGAGTGGTGGCGGAGGAGGTCGTCGGCGTCGTCCAGGGGGAGCCGGTGGACCTGATCGAGACGCTGGCCGAGCGCATCGCCCAGCGGTGCCTCGAGCACGCCGGCGTCCAGGAGGTCGAGGTCGTCGTGCACAAGCCGGACGCCCCGATCACCGTCCCGTTCGACGATGTCACCATCACGATCACCCGGAGCCGTGCATGAGCGACCCCACCGTGCAGCCCGTGCCCACCGCCGTCGTCGAGCAGGTCGACGCGGCCGACATCACCCTGTCCAACCCCAAACGGGCGGTGATCGCGCTCGGCTCCAACCTCGGCAACCGGCTGGAGACGATCCAGGGCGCCATCGATCTGCTGGAGGACACCCCCGGCATCCGGGTCAAGGCGGTCTCCCCCGTGTACGAGACGGAGCCGTGGGGCGTCGAGCCGGGCACACAGCCGTCGTACTTCAACGCGGTGGTGCTCGTGAAGACGACGCTGCCGCCCAGCTCCCTGCTGGAGCGCGGCCAGGCGATCGAGGAGGCGTTCGACCGGGTGCGCGAGGAGCGCTGGGGCCCGCGCACGATCGACGTCGACATCGTGGCGTACGCGGACGTGGTCTCAAACGATCCGCTCCTCACCCTTCCGCACCCGCGTGCGCACGAGAGGGCCTTCGTCCTCGCCCCGTGGCACGACGTGGAGCCCGAGGCCCAGCTGCCGGGCCTGGGCGGGATCGCGGAGCTGCTGGCCGGTGTGGGCCGGACGGGTGTCGCTCATCGTGTGGACCTGGAACTCCGCCTGCCCGAGTAGTCGTTACGCTCTTCAGGGTCTCCGGCACCAAGACGAAGGACACAGGGGCGTGCGGTGAAGCAACTACGGCTTGGGGTACTGGCCG is a window encoding:
- the folP gene encoding dihydropteroate synthase: MSTLRGRGTVTDLPEWDRCAVMGVVNVTPDSFSDGGRWFDTTAAVKHGLDLVAEGADLVDVGGESTRPGASRVDEEEELRRVLPVVRGLAGEGVTVSVDTMRASVAAQAVAAGAVLVNDVSGGLADPQMIPAVAAAEVPFVVMHWRGFSEDMNNRAVYGDVVAEVAAELRERIDAVVSRGVAAERIIVDPGLGFAKQAAHDLALVAHLPELRALGRPLLVAASRKRFLGHVLADGAATPPPARERDAATAAVSAIAAHDGAWAVRVHEVRATADAVRVARAVEGAR
- a CDS encoding nuclear transport factor 2 family protein, with the protein product MTPRTDVENVEAANTAFYEAMERGDFEEISGLWLDGGEADAISCVHPGWPVLSGRGEVLRSYALIMANTEYIQFFLTDVRVSVSGDTAVVTCTENILSGGPAEEAGELGPLVGQLVVATNVFRRTPYGWRIWSHHGSPVLAESDDEEDGESTP
- the folB gene encoding dihydroneopterin aldolase; amino-acid sequence: MDRVALRGLRARGHHGVFPREREEGQTFVVDLVLGLDTRPAAADDDLAKTVHYGVVAEEVVGVVQGEPVDLIETLAERIAQRCLEHAGVQEVEVVVHKPDAPITVPFDDVTITITRSRA
- the folK gene encoding 2-amino-4-hydroxy-6-hydroxymethyldihydropteridine diphosphokinase, whose product is MSDPTVQPVPTAVVEQVDAADITLSNPKRAVIALGSNLGNRLETIQGAIDLLEDTPGIRVKAVSPVYETEPWGVEPGTQPSYFNAVVLVKTTLPPSSLLERGQAIEEAFDRVREERWGPRTIDVDIVAYADVVSNDPLLTLPHPRAHERAFVLAPWHDVEPEAQLPGLGGIAELLAGVGRTGVAHRVDLELRLPE